A region from the Clavibacter sp. A6099 genome encodes:
- a CDS encoding SDR family oxidoreductase: MRIIIAGGHGQIARLLERRLADQGHQPVGIVRNPDHASDLADAGAEALVLDLEKSDVDQVAEALRGADAVVFAAGGGPDSGPERKLTIDRDGAILLADAAERAGVTRYVMISAMAVDGFDPDSDDTYEIYQRAKSEADADLRARDIDWTIVRPGGLTDDAGTGRIQVGTSTGRGTIPRADVAEIVATALIDGTGVRVQFEAISGEEPVAEAIAGLRY, encoded by the coding sequence ATGCGCATCATCATCGCCGGAGGACACGGCCAGATCGCCCGACTGCTCGAACGACGCCTCGCCGACCAGGGCCACCAGCCCGTCGGCATCGTCCGCAACCCGGACCACGCGTCCGACCTCGCCGACGCGGGCGCCGAGGCGCTCGTGCTCGACCTGGAGAAGAGCGACGTGGATCAGGTCGCCGAGGCCCTCCGCGGCGCCGACGCCGTGGTCTTCGCGGCCGGCGGCGGGCCCGACTCCGGTCCCGAGCGCAAGCTCACGATCGACCGCGACGGCGCCATCCTGCTGGCCGACGCCGCCGAGAGAGCGGGCGTCACGCGCTACGTCATGATCTCGGCCATGGCCGTCGACGGCTTCGACCCCGACAGCGACGACACCTACGAGATCTACCAGCGCGCCAAGTCCGAGGCGGACGCCGACCTCCGCGCCCGCGACATCGACTGGACCATCGTCCGCCCCGGCGGCCTCACCGACGACGCGGGCACCGGCCGGATCCAGGTGGGCACGTCCACAGGCCGCGGCACCATCCCGCGCGCCGACGTCGCCGAGATCGTCGCGACGGCGCTCATCGACGGCACGGGCGTCCGCGTCCAGTTCGAGGCGATCTCGGGCGAGGAGCCCGTCGCCGAGGCCATCGCGGGGCTGCGCTACTAG
- a CDS encoding LuxR family transcriptional regulator — translation MKQMTHTYIRSSGRVESPPARGGRARDLETLERWLAAGTSAVVTGSVGSGRSHVAGRVADALTRNGLTVIRAHASTPDLADVLRRVVDQVPGIRTARPLPAARPVVVIDDGHLMPPDLRAALVDARASERCTLLVTVDDTGGDPRHLRARDLEAGGDQAVRTAQAAHEILGLWRNGYAERLDLSPLDAAEVDAMIDSIAGQVALDQATRVQIQRRSGGRPFLVRELTFEALESDGTERTVTGYAFPSPHAPRARILELVSSRVSMLDDDERSTLVLLARLDGVPYQRAARLFGETILRVLGARGLARVQGQGDRILRADLLEAEAALARTDPEAVDALTRRVVASLLQEAAHGVPLNPKESLLIARTLTDDGRRDAAERFGEDTLAAVHLVAARLANDVGMTHDALAFAEIAGRGGSDAYAACERGRALTVLGNPARAMEVLEALDTASLTPAERIEALHWRVLSTHAAMPGTDRVHRLLDAIANGADADPDERAQAAVIGAAMSLGLMEWESALRAARDASALTASPLVRLRAQRAVVLALGHLGRGAELGDAIDEGLGLVSRRSDRRGTYDDILLEEARLELLSASAFSRRLCRLDLPDLERELDAWVESAIAQDAQWFIPVLGAITGGVALDLGRLDRAEAELTLADDRLIGPDIGTWRLWIGMQRARVLALRGRTEEAERIATEIAHRADPRYPYQRMLAEGVRVEILASRGRPEEAATLLLDVGELSGDAHALRAGMLFRAWTLGSADPRLVEGARLVRERTDVPALHGMAEVVEGSRTADAALVAQGVRTLEESGLHQQALTACEDLLRMLAGGEPGPALTDARATLGRIQARIDRGAPATATSTVAPVLDVSMLTRRELEIGVLAAQGLSNREIAGRLFLSVRTVESHLYQARAKLGAPSRRALAGLLDTPGASSLVAGR, via the coding sequence ATGAAGCAGATGACGCACACCTACATACGGTCGAGCGGCCGCGTCGAGAGCCCGCCAGCCCGCGGTGGCCGGGCGCGCGACCTGGAGACGCTCGAGCGCTGGCTCGCGGCCGGCACGAGCGCCGTGGTCACCGGCAGCGTCGGCTCGGGTCGCAGCCACGTCGCCGGTCGCGTCGCGGACGCCCTCACGCGCAACGGCCTCACCGTGATCCGCGCCCACGCCTCAACGCCCGACCTGGCGGACGTGCTCCGCCGGGTCGTCGACCAGGTCCCGGGGATCCGCACCGCGCGCCCGCTGCCCGCCGCGCGACCCGTCGTGGTCATCGACGACGGGCACCTCATGCCACCCGACCTGCGCGCCGCCCTCGTCGACGCGCGCGCGAGCGAGCGCTGCACGCTGCTCGTCACCGTCGACGACACGGGCGGCGATCCCCGCCACCTCCGGGCCAGGGACCTCGAAGCAGGCGGGGACCAGGCCGTGCGCACCGCGCAGGCGGCCCACGAGATCCTCGGCCTCTGGCGGAACGGCTACGCCGAGCGGCTCGACCTCTCCCCGCTGGACGCGGCCGAGGTCGACGCGATGATCGACTCGATCGCCGGCCAGGTGGCGCTCGACCAGGCGACGCGGGTGCAGATCCAGCGGCGCAGCGGCGGACGCCCGTTCCTCGTCCGCGAGCTGACCTTCGAGGCGCTCGAGTCGGACGGGACGGAGCGGACCGTCACGGGCTACGCCTTCCCGAGCCCGCACGCGCCGCGCGCACGGATCCTCGAGCTGGTCTCCTCCCGCGTCTCGATGCTCGACGACGACGAGCGGAGCACGCTCGTGCTCCTCGCCCGCCTCGACGGCGTCCCCTACCAGCGTGCTGCCCGCCTGTTCGGCGAGACGATCCTGCGGGTGCTCGGCGCGCGCGGCCTCGCGCGCGTACAGGGCCAGGGCGACCGGATCCTCCGCGCCGACCTGCTGGAGGCCGAGGCCGCGCTCGCCCGCACCGACCCGGAGGCCGTCGACGCCCTGACCCGTCGCGTCGTCGCGTCGCTCTTGCAGGAGGCGGCGCACGGCGTCCCGCTGAACCCCAAGGAGAGCCTGCTGATCGCGCGCACGCTCACCGACGACGGTCGCCGCGACGCCGCCGAGCGCTTCGGCGAGGACACCCTCGCGGCCGTGCACCTCGTCGCCGCGCGGCTGGCCAACGACGTCGGCATGACGCACGACGCGCTCGCCTTCGCGGAGATCGCCGGTCGCGGCGGCTCCGACGCGTACGCGGCCTGCGAGCGCGGACGCGCCCTGACCGTCCTCGGCAACCCGGCGCGCGCGATGGAGGTGCTGGAGGCGCTGGACACCGCGTCCCTCACCCCGGCCGAGCGCATCGAGGCGCTGCACTGGCGCGTCCTCTCGACGCATGCCGCGATGCCGGGGACCGACCGCGTCCACCGCCTGCTCGACGCGATCGCGAACGGGGCCGACGCGGATCCGGACGAGCGCGCGCAGGCGGCCGTCATCGGCGCCGCCATGTCGCTCGGGCTGATGGAGTGGGAGTCCGCGCTCCGCGCCGCCCGGGACGCCTCCGCCCTCACGGCCAGCCCGCTCGTGCGCCTCCGCGCCCAGCGCGCCGTCGTCCTCGCGCTCGGCCACCTCGGACGCGGCGCCGAGCTCGGCGACGCCATCGACGAGGGGCTCGGCCTCGTCTCCCGCCGCTCCGACCGCCGCGGGACCTACGACGACATCCTCCTCGAGGAGGCGCGCCTCGAGCTCCTCTCGGCGAGCGCGTTCAGCCGCCGCCTGTGCCGCCTCGACCTGCCCGACCTCGAGCGCGAGCTCGACGCGTGGGTGGAGTCGGCGATCGCGCAGGACGCGCAGTGGTTCATCCCCGTCCTCGGTGCCATCACGGGCGGCGTCGCCCTCGACCTCGGCCGGCTCGACCGCGCGGAGGCCGAGCTGACCCTCGCGGACGACCGCCTGATCGGCCCCGACATCGGCACGTGGCGGCTCTGGATCGGCATGCAGCGGGCCCGCGTGCTCGCGCTCCGCGGCCGCACGGAGGAGGCCGAGCGCATCGCGACGGAGATCGCGCACCGCGCCGACCCGCGCTACCCGTACCAGCGCATGCTCGCCGAGGGCGTGCGCGTGGAGATCCTCGCGTCCCGCGGCCGGCCGGAGGAGGCGGCAACGCTGCTCCTCGACGTGGGCGAGCTGAGCGGAGATGCCCACGCGCTCCGGGCGGGGATGCTCTTCCGGGCCTGGACCCTCGGATCGGCCGACCCCCGCCTCGTCGAGGGCGCCCGCCTGGTGCGCGAGCGCACCGACGTGCCCGCCCTGCACGGCATGGCCGAGGTCGTGGAGGGATCCCGGACGGCGGACGCGGCGCTCGTCGCGCAGGGCGTCCGCACGCTCGAGGAGTCCGGCCTGCACCAGCAGGCCCTCACCGCGTGCGAGGACCTCCTCCGGATGCTGGCGGGCGGCGAGCCCGGGCCCGCCCTCACCGACGCGCGGGCGACGCTCGGGCGGATCCAGGCGCGCATCGACCGCGGTGCGCCCGCGACGGCGACGTCCACGGTCGCGCCCGTCCTCGACGTGAGCATGCTCACCCGCCGGGAGCTCGAGATCGGTGTGCTCGCGGCGCAGGGGCTGAGCAACCGGGAGATCGCAGGGCGCCTGTTCCTGTCCGTGCGCACGGTCGAGTCGCACCTCTACCAGGCGCGCGCCAAGCTCGGCGCGCCCTCGCGTCGGGCCCTCGCGGGGCTGCTCGACACCCCTGGTGCATCGAGCCTGGTCGCGGGCAGGTAG
- the pta gene encoding phosphate acetyltransferase, giving the protein MARSIYITSAEGHSGKSTVALGVLDTLTHQIQRVGVFRPIARSIEEPDYVLQALLAHDGVDLDYDECVGVTYDDVHADPEAALSRIVERYKAVESKCDAVVIVGSDYTDVGSPTELSFNARIAANLGAPVLLVLTGRRTDETGGRSPDEMRQIADLAIPELVTAHAALLGVVVNRADPERLDAITAAIPAAVPASLQARAPHVPVWAIPEDAFLVAPTVAELLDAVDGTLVKGDQALLSREALGVVVSAMSMENVLARLTEGAIVVIPGDRSEVLLGVLTAHASETFPTVAGIVLNGGFALSPTIETLIAGLDQTLPIISTELGTYETAKRITQTRGRLSPESTRKMDTALAAFEQHVDTSRLLELLDVSRSDVVTPLMFEFGLIERARTAGKRIVLPEGTDDRVLRAAGTILSRGIADVTILGEEIEVRSRAIGLGIDIGRATVLSPFDAVLRERFAEEYVKLRAHKGMVLDIARETVTDVSYFGTMMVQLGLADGMVSGAAHTTAHTIRPGFEIIKTTEGVSVVSSVFLMALADRVLVYGDCAVNPDPTADQLADIAISSAETAAQFGIEPRIAMLSYSTGESGAGADVEKVRQATARVRELRPDLAVEGPIQYDAAADAAVAATKMPGSAVAGRATVFIFPDLNTGNNTYKAVQRSAGAVAIGPVLQGLRKPINDLSRGALVQDIVNTVAITAIQAEGIEAG; this is encoded by the coding sequence ATGGCTCGGAGCATCTACATCACGTCCGCCGAAGGGCACTCGGGCAAGTCGACGGTCGCGCTGGGCGTGCTCGACACCCTCACCCACCAGATCCAGCGCGTGGGCGTGTTCCGTCCCATCGCGCGCTCCATCGAGGAGCCGGACTACGTGCTCCAGGCGCTGCTCGCGCACGACGGCGTGGACCTCGACTACGACGAGTGCGTGGGCGTCACCTACGACGACGTGCACGCGGATCCCGAGGCCGCCCTCTCGCGCATCGTCGAGCGCTACAAGGCCGTCGAGTCGAAGTGCGACGCGGTCGTCATCGTGGGCAGCGACTACACCGACGTCGGCAGCCCCACCGAGCTGTCCTTCAACGCGCGCATCGCCGCGAACCTCGGCGCCCCCGTGCTCCTCGTGCTCACGGGCCGCCGCACGGACGAGACCGGCGGCCGCAGCCCCGACGAGATGCGCCAGATCGCCGACCTCGCCATCCCCGAGCTGGTCACCGCGCACGCGGCCCTGCTCGGCGTCGTCGTCAACCGCGCCGACCCCGAGCGGCTCGACGCCATCACGGCCGCGATCCCCGCCGCCGTCCCCGCGTCACTCCAGGCGCGGGCGCCGCACGTGCCGGTGTGGGCGATCCCGGAGGACGCTTTCCTCGTCGCCCCCACGGTCGCCGAGCTGCTCGACGCGGTCGACGGCACGCTCGTCAAGGGCGACCAGGCGCTCCTCAGCCGCGAGGCGCTCGGCGTGGTCGTCTCCGCCATGTCGATGGAGAACGTGCTCGCGCGCCTCACCGAGGGCGCCATCGTCGTGATCCCCGGCGACCGCAGCGAGGTCCTCCTCGGCGTGCTCACGGCGCACGCCTCGGAGACGTTCCCCACGGTCGCGGGCATCGTGCTGAACGGCGGGTTCGCGCTGTCGCCCACCATCGAGACGCTCATCGCCGGGCTCGACCAGACCCTGCCGATCATCTCCACCGAGCTCGGCACCTACGAGACCGCGAAGCGCATCACGCAGACCCGCGGCCGGCTCTCGCCCGAGTCCACCCGCAAGATGGACACGGCGCTCGCCGCCTTCGAGCAGCACGTCGACACCTCGCGGCTGCTCGAGCTGCTGGACGTCAGCCGCTCCGACGTGGTGACGCCGCTCATGTTCGAGTTCGGTCTCATCGAGCGGGCCAGGACGGCGGGCAAGCGCATCGTGCTGCCCGAGGGCACCGACGACCGCGTACTGCGCGCGGCCGGCACGATCCTCAGCCGCGGCATCGCCGACGTCACGATCCTCGGCGAGGAGATCGAGGTGCGCTCGCGTGCCATCGGCCTCGGCATCGACATCGGCCGCGCGACCGTCCTCAGCCCCTTCGACGCCGTGCTCCGCGAGCGCTTCGCGGAGGAGTACGTGAAGCTCCGCGCGCACAAGGGCATGGTCCTCGACATCGCGCGCGAGACCGTCACCGACGTGTCCTACTTCGGCACGATGATGGTGCAGCTCGGCCTCGCCGACGGCATGGTCTCGGGTGCCGCCCACACGACGGCGCACACCATCCGGCCGGGCTTCGAGATCATCAAGACCACCGAGGGCGTCTCCGTCGTCTCGTCCGTGTTCCTCATGGCGCTCGCCGACCGCGTGCTCGTGTACGGCGACTGCGCCGTGAACCCGGATCCCACGGCCGACCAGCTCGCCGACATCGCCATCTCCTCGGCGGAGACCGCGGCGCAGTTCGGCATCGAGCCGCGCATCGCGATGCTGTCGTACTCGACGGGGGAGTCGGGCGCCGGTGCCGACGTGGAGAAGGTGCGCCAGGCGACGGCGCGCGTGCGGGAGCTGCGGCCGGACCTCGCGGTCGAGGGCCCCATCCAGTACGACGCGGCGGCGGACGCGGCGGTCGCGGCCACGAAGATGCCCGGCTCCGCGGTCGCCGGCCGCGCGACGGTGTTCATCTTCCCGGACCTCAACACGGGCAACAACACCTACAAGGCCGTGCAGCGCTCGGCCGGCGCGGTCGCCATCGGGCCCGTGCTGCAGGGGCTCCGCAAGCCCATCAACGACCTGTCGCGCGGCGCGCTCGTGCAGGACATCGTCAACACCGTCGCCATCACCGCCATTCAGGCCGAGGGGATCGAGGCGGGCTGA